The proteins below come from a single Miscanthus floridulus cultivar M001 chromosome 1, ASM1932011v1, whole genome shotgun sequence genomic window:
- the LOC136486765 gene encoding pectin acetylesterase 9-like isoform X1 has product MGPPRGSRTLPSAVATAFVAAAVVAIIIWSAAAAEVVEERLTVPMTIVTGAALRGAVCLDGSPPAYHLHRGSGAGARNWLLQFEGGGWCNDVRSCAERARTRRGSTRLMAKVEFFSGILSNRAAMNPDFYNWNRVKLRYCDGGSFMGDSIYTNSSTVLYFGGQRIWDAIITNLLGKGLARAEKVLLSGCSAGGLATFFHCDSLKERLGGTVTVKCLSDAGFFLDLSDISGNNTIRQFFSSLVSLQRVQKNLNMNCLNSTDNAYLCFFPQFALPNIRTPFLILNSAYDVYQFHHILVPPSSDPRGHWNHCKSDPGACNTSQIATLQGLRSAMLSSLKQFESKPKSGMFINSCFAHCQSELQDTWFAPNSPLIDNKKIAEVVGDWYFERGAAMEIDCAYPCDSTCLPYTF; this is encoded by the exons ATGGGGCCTCCGCGGGGCAGCAGGACATTGCCTTCTGCCGTCGCTACGGCCTTCGTCGCCGCGGCGGTGGTGGCCATCATCATCTGGTCCGCAGCCGCTGCTGAAGTGGTCGAGGAGAGGCTGACGGTGCCCATGACGATCGTCACCGGCGCCGCGTTGAGGGGTGCAG TGTGCCTCGACGGGAGCCCGCCGGCGTACCACCTGCACCGCGGCTCCGGCGCAGGCGCGCGGAACTGGCTGCTCCAGTTCGAGGGCGGCGGCTGGTGCAACGACGTGCGGTCGTGCGCGGAGAGGGCCCGGACGCGCCGAGGATCCACCCGGCTCATGGCCAAGGTCGAGTTCTTCTCCGGCATCCTCAGCAACCGTGCGGCCATGAATCCAG ACTTTTACAACTGGAACCGTGTGAAACTGCGTTACTGCGATGGCGGATCCTTCATGGGTGATTCAATATATACAAACAGC TCCACAGTCCTCTACTTTGGTGGTCAGAGGATATGGGATGCTATCATCACTAATCTGCTTGGGAAGGGACTGGCGAGAGCCGAAAAG GTTCTGCTCTCAGGTTGTTCAGCGGGAGGCCTAGCTACATTCTTCCACTGCGACAGCCTTAAGGAGCGGCTTGGAGGCACTGTCACGGTGAAATGCCTCAGTGATGCCGGATTTTTCCTTGATCT GAGTGACATTTCTGGGAACAACACCATAAGGCAATTCTTTAGTAGCCTAGTCTCCCTGCAG AGAGTTCAGAAGAATTTGAACATGAACTGCCTGAATTCAACAGACAATGCATACCTG TGTTTCTTCCCACAGTTCGCACTTCCAAACATCAGAACCCCGTTTTTAATCTTGAATTCAGCTTATGATGTATATCAG TTCCATCACATTTTGGTGCCCCCTTCATCTGATCCTAGGGGCCATTGGAACCACTGTAAGTCAGATCCTGGTGCATGCAACACATCACAGATAGCAACCCTCCAAG GACTAAGAAGTGCAATGCTGTCATCTTTGAAACAGTTTGAAAGCAAACCAAAGTCAGGGATGTTCATTAACTCCTGCTTTGCACATTGCCAGAGTGAGCTGCAGGAcacatggtttgcaccaaattcTCCATTGATAGATAACAAG AAAATTGCAGAGGTGGTAGGTGATTGGTACTTTGAAAGAGGTGCTGCCATGGAGATTGACTGCGCCTATCCTTGTGATTCAACTTGTCTACCTTATACCTTTTGA
- the LOC136486765 gene encoding pectin acetylesterase 9-like isoform X2, with amino-acid sequence MGPPRGSRTLPSAVATAFVAAAVVAIIIWSAAAAEVVEERLTVPMTIVTGAALRGAVCLDGSPPAYHLHRGSGAGARNWLLQFEGGGWCNDVRSCAERARTRRGSTRLMAKVEFFSGILSNRAAMNPDFYNWNRVKLRYCDGGSFMGDSIYTNSSTVLYFGGQRIWDAIITNLLGKGLARAEKVLLSGCSAGGLATFFHCDSLKERLGGTVTVKCLSDAGFFLDLSDISGNNTIRQFFSSLVSLQRVQKNLNMNCLNSTDNAYLCFFPQFALPNIRTPFLILNSAYDVYQFHHILVPPSSDPRGHWNHCKSDPGACNTSQIATLQGLRSAMLSSLKQFESKPKSGMFINSCFAHCQSELQDTWFAPNSPLIDNKRW; translated from the exons ATGGGGCCTCCGCGGGGCAGCAGGACATTGCCTTCTGCCGTCGCTACGGCCTTCGTCGCCGCGGCGGTGGTGGCCATCATCATCTGGTCCGCAGCCGCTGCTGAAGTGGTCGAGGAGAGGCTGACGGTGCCCATGACGATCGTCACCGGCGCCGCGTTGAGGGGTGCAG TGTGCCTCGACGGGAGCCCGCCGGCGTACCACCTGCACCGCGGCTCCGGCGCAGGCGCGCGGAACTGGCTGCTCCAGTTCGAGGGCGGCGGCTGGTGCAACGACGTGCGGTCGTGCGCGGAGAGGGCCCGGACGCGCCGAGGATCCACCCGGCTCATGGCCAAGGTCGAGTTCTTCTCCGGCATCCTCAGCAACCGTGCGGCCATGAATCCAG ACTTTTACAACTGGAACCGTGTGAAACTGCGTTACTGCGATGGCGGATCCTTCATGGGTGATTCAATATATACAAACAGC TCCACAGTCCTCTACTTTGGTGGTCAGAGGATATGGGATGCTATCATCACTAATCTGCTTGGGAAGGGACTGGCGAGAGCCGAAAAG GTTCTGCTCTCAGGTTGTTCAGCGGGAGGCCTAGCTACATTCTTCCACTGCGACAGCCTTAAGGAGCGGCTTGGAGGCACTGTCACGGTGAAATGCCTCAGTGATGCCGGATTTTTCCTTGATCT GAGTGACATTTCTGGGAACAACACCATAAGGCAATTCTTTAGTAGCCTAGTCTCCCTGCAG AGAGTTCAGAAGAATTTGAACATGAACTGCCTGAATTCAACAGACAATGCATACCTG TGTTTCTTCCCACAGTTCGCACTTCCAAACATCAGAACCCCGTTTTTAATCTTGAATTCAGCTTATGATGTATATCAG TTCCATCACATTTTGGTGCCCCCTTCATCTGATCCTAGGGGCCATTGGAACCACTGTAAGTCAGATCCTGGTGCATGCAACACATCACAGATAGCAACCCTCCAAG GACTAAGAAGTGCAATGCTGTCATCTTTGAAACAGTTTGAAAGCAAACCAAAGTCAGGGATGTTCATTAACTCCTGCTTTGCACATTGCCAGAGTGAGCTGCAGGAcacatggtttgcaccaaattcTCCATTGATAGATAACAAG AGGTGGTAG